In the genome of Phlebotomus papatasi isolate M1 chromosome 2, Ppap_2.1, whole genome shotgun sequence, one region contains:
- the LOC129803443 gene encoding arylsulfatase I-like, producing MVKFTSIFVAILLILFSKNIISKEVSNVQNKPNIVIIVADDLGSYDLSLRGNNQIMTPNLDALGYQGIIFNRHYTQAVCTPTRSALLTGKYPIHTEMQHSALWADEPRGLPLNEKILPQYLKEAGYRTHLVGKWHLGNARKAHIPTQRGFDSYVGFFNGYLDYFDGTCEVDFAPYAIGFDFWRNETVYRDRVGEYLPDVIADEASKMILGHNPSEGPMFLFVSQAAVHTAANPSDPLQTIPEDLQKMEHIQDPIRRSYAAMVRALDRSVGTVIRALDEKKMLENTIIVFFSDNGGPTVGLYSTHSSNYPLRGQKNSPWEGGLRGTALVWSALLKQRHYVSDHLIHVTDWFSTFTELAGVPSHKCEKRDGNNIWSTLSLNRTPIRREILHNIDPIDGYSSYYRDGWKYVNGTNFNGTYDSWLGDMVKEDSPESFYYSQLVMNSDVWQALNPYSTRILKPNDLEFLRGKTKINCGRRNPKLIPCEPLKAPCLFNLEEDPCELNNLANIHPLRIKYMKKRVNDFQATALPPANLPGDPNADPALNDGLWTWWLDK from the exons ATGGtgaaatttacttcaatatttgttgctattctcttaattttattttctaaaaatattatatcGAAGGAAGTATCAAATGTGCAAAATAAGCCTAATATTGTGATAATAGTTGCTGATGATCTT GGATCTTACGATCTTAGCCTCAGAGGTAACAACCAAATAATGACTCCAAATCTTGATGCATTGGGCTACCAGGGAATTATATTCAATCGACATTACACACAAGCAGTTTGTACACCTACAAGATCTGCCTTGTTAACTGGTAAATATCCAATTCATACTGAAATGCAACACAGTGCGCTTTGGGCAGATGAACCCCGGGGTCTTCCATTAAACGAAAAGATTCTCCCACAATACCTCAAAGAGGCAGGATATAGAACTCATCTCGTAGGAAAGTGGCATCTGGGAAATGCAAGAAAAGCACACATTCCCACCCAAAGAGGATTTGACTCTTACGTTGGTTTCTTCAACGGATACCTTGACTATTTTGATGGAACTTGCGAAGTCGACTTTGCACCGTACGCTATCGGTTTTGACTTCTGGCGCAATGAAACTGTCTACAGAGATAGAGTTGGAGAATATTTACCCGACGTTATAGCTGATGAAGCATCAAAGATGATTTTGGGTCATAATCCTTCGGAAGGACCAATGTTTCTTTTCGTTTCTCAAGCTGCTGTTCATACCGCAGCAAATCCATCTGATCCGCTACAAACAATCCCAGAAGACCTACAGAAAATGGAACATATTCAAGATCCAATAAGAAGGTCATATGCCGCAATGGTTAGGGCTCTAGATCGATCGGTTGGAACAGTAATCAGAGCCTTGGACGAGAAGAAAATGCTGGAAAATACGATAATCGTGTTCTTCTCAGACAATGGCGGACCTACCGTTGGGCTATACAGCACTCATTCGTCTAATTATCCATTGAGAGGA CAAAAAAACAGCCCATGGGAAGGAGGCCTTCGAGGAACAGCCCTCGTTTGGAGTGCCTTGTTGAAGCAACGACACTATGTATCTGACCACTTGATACACGTTACTGACTGGTTTTCCACATTTACCGAATTGGCTGGTGTTCCAAGCCACAAATGCGAAAAGCGTGATGGAAACAACATTTGGTCCACTCTTTCTTTAAACAGAACTCCAATTCGCAGAGAAATCTTGCATAACATTGATCCAATTGATGGATATTCTTCATACTACCGAGACGGGTGGAAGTACGTCAATGGGACAAATTTCAATGGTACATATGACTCTTGGCTGGGAGATATGGTTAAAGAAGACAGCCCAGAAAGCTTCTACTACTCACAATTAGTGATGAACAGTGATGTTTGGCAAGCTCTCAATCCCTATTCAACAAGAATTTTGAAGCCAAATGACCTAGAGTTCTTGAGAGGAAAAACTAAAATCAATTGCGGAAGGAGAAACCCGAAATTGATACCCTGTGAACCCCTAAAAGCTCCGTGTCTCTTTAACTTGGAAGAAGATCCTTGTGAATTGAACAATTTAGCTAACATACACCCCCTTAGAATAAAATACATGAAGAAGAGAGTCAATGACTTCCAAGCAACTGCCTTGCCCCCTGCGAATCTTCCTGGCGACCCAAATGCTGATCCAGCTTTGAATGACGGCCTATGGACTTGGTGGCTGGATAAATAA